The Thermothielavioides terrestris NRRL 8126 chromosome 2, complete sequence genome includes a region encoding these proteins:
- a CDS encoding glycosyltransferase family 2 protein (CAZy_ID 269698) — MAPAKPSPGKDTYSVILPTFNERQNLPIITWLLNRTFTENNLDWELVIVDDGSPDGTQDVARQLVKAYAPHVQLQTRSGKLGLGTAYVHGLQFARGNYIVIMDADFSHHPKFIPRMIAKQRAHDYDIVTGTRYAGDGGVYGWDLKRKLTSKGANIFADTVLRPGVSDLTGSFRLYKRAVLEKLFECTDARGFTMQMALAVTAKAKGYSIGEVPISFVDRVYGDSKLGGEEIVEYAKGVLQLWWSI; from the exons ATGGCGCCAGCAAAACCGTCGCCCGGAAAGGACACCTATTCGGTGATCCTGCCGACCTTCAATGAGCGCCAGAACCTGCCCATCATCACCTGGCTGCTCAACCGTACCTTTACCGAGAA CAATCTCGACTGGGAACTCGtgatcgtcgacgacggctcGCCCGACGGCACGCAGGACGTGGCGCGGCAGCTGGTCAAGGCGTACGCGCCGCACGTGCAGCTGCAGACGCGGTCGGGCAAGCTGGGGCTGGGCACGGCGTACGTGCACGGGCTGCAGTTCGCGCGCGGCAACTACATCGTCATCATGGACGCCGACTTCAGCCACCACCCCAAGTTCATCCCGCGCATGATCGCCAAGCAGAGGGCGCACGACTACGACATCGTCACGGGCACGCGctacgccggcgacggcggcgtctaCGGCTGGGACCTCAAGCGCAAGCTGACCAGCAAGGGCGCCAACATCTTCGCCGACACCGTGCTGCGCCCCGGCGTGAGCGACCTGACCGGCAGCTTCCGGCTGTACAAGCGGGCCGTGCTGGAGAAGTTGTTCGAGTGCACGGATGCGCGGGGCTTCACGATGCAGATGGCACTGGCGGTCACggccaaggccaagggcTACAGCATCGGGGAGGTGCCCATCTCGTTTGTCGACCGGGTGTACGGAGACAGCAAGTTGGGCGGGGAGGAGATCGTGGAGTACGCGAAGGGGGTGCTGCAGCTTTGGTGGTCGATCTGA